One Drosophila santomea strain STO CAGO 1482 chromosome X, Prin_Dsan_1.1, whole genome shotgun sequence DNA segment encodes these proteins:
- the LOC120455737 gene encoding DNA-directed RNA polymerase III subunit RPC1 isoform X1 yields MPKEQFRASALNKKISHVQFGISGADEIQQEALVRIVSKNLYQAQRQPVPYGVLDRRMGISTKDAMCETCGQGLNECIGHFGYLDLALPVFHIGHFRSTINILQMICKACAHVMLKPEDRQLYEKKLHNPNFSYLGKKALHVQMLAKAKKVTKCPHCGSPNGGVKKGPGLLKILHDPYKGRKVDSLFTSNMNEMLRSTEANRDLNSTLGNYSTAEELTPLMVLDLFEQIPQRDVALLGMCSHDAHPKHLIVTRVFVPPACIRPSVLSEVKAGTTEDDLTMKQSEILLINDVIQRHMATGGKIELIHEDWDFLQLHVALYFHSEISGIPINMAPKKTTRGIVQRLKGKQGRFRCNLSGKRVDFSGRTVISPDPNLMINQVGVPVRVAKILTYPERVNPANMRHMRELVRNGPSMHPGANYVQQRGSSFKKYLAYGNREKVAQELKCGDIVERHLRDGDIVLFNRQPSLHKMSIMCHRAKVQPQRTFRFNECACTPYNADFDGDEMNLHLPQTEEARAEALILMGNQSNLVTPKNGEILIAATQDFITGGYLLTQKEVFLTKEEAMQLAACFLANEDSTMHIKLPPPALLKPRRLWTGKQMFSLLMRPNDDSHVRLNMVNKGRNYTRNMDLCSNDSWIHIRNSELMCGVMDKATMGSGTKQCIFYLLLRDFGELHATKAMWRLARIASYFLQNRGFSFGISDVTPSKKLLQHKELLLNNGYSKCNEYIDMLKAGTLQCQPGCTPEETLESVMLRELSAIREQAAKTCFAELHPTNSALIMALSGSKGSNINISQMIACVGQQAISGKRVPNGFENRALPHFERHSAIPAARGFVQNSFYSGLTPTEFFFHTMAGREGLVDTAVKTAETGYLQRRLVKCLEDLVVHYDGTVRNAVNEMVDTIYGGDGLDPVSMETRNKPVDLVHQYDNLRAQHPQGKDRPLPAEELSEALETLLASPEFAEARDDFKSDVRNHITTVSKRIGQLQKRYEKYINLCHQIECLTAEQLLQFVRRINDRYNRAVTEPGTAVGAIAAQSIGEPGTQMTLKTFHFAGVASMNITQGVPRIVEIINATKTISTPIITAELENCHSMEFARQVKARIEKTTLAELSSYVEVVCGPYSCYLAIGIDMARIKLLGLHIDLDTIVFSILKSRMRVKPTQVEPVVKHSRIVVRVEATRTSTINAELARLALSLQNVVVAGLPNINRAVIAVDDARQPPTYKLCIEGYGLRDVIATYGVVGKRTRSNNICEIYQTLGIEAARTIIMSEITEVMEGHGMSVDWRHIMLLASQMTARGEVLGITRHGLAKMRESVFNLASFEKTADHLFDAAYYGQTDAINGVSERIILGMPAGIGTGIFKLLQHHEDKQVPPIEPTICSSLNLVPTKAT; encoded by the exons AGCACGAAGGATGCCATGTGCGAGACCTGCGGACAGGGCTTGAACGAGTGCATCGGCCACTTTGGCTACTTGGATCTGGCGCTGCCGGTCTTTCACATTGGCCACTTTCGTTCCACCATCAACATTCTGCAGATGATCTGCAAGGCGTGCGCCCATGTGATGCTCAAGCCGGAGGACCGGCAGCTGTACGAGAAGAAGCTGCATAACCCGAACTTCTCGTATTTGGGTAAGAAGGCGCTGCATGTGCAGATGTTGGCCAAGGCCAAGAAGGTTACCAAATGCCCGCATTGTGGGTCGCCAAATGGGGGCGTTAAGAAGGGACCGGGTCTCCTGAAAATCCTCCATGATCCCTACAAGGGACGCAAAGTGGACTCGCTGTTCACCAGCAACATGAACGAGATGCTGCGCTCCACGGAGGCAAATCGTGACCTTAACTCAACGCTGGGCAACTACAGCACCGCCGAGGAGCTGACACCGCTCATGGTGCTCGACCTCTTCGAACAGATACCGCAGAGAGATGTGGCCCTGCTGGGCATGTGCTCGCACGATGCGCATCCAAAGCATTTGATTGTCACGCGCGTCTTTGTGCCGCCCGCCTGCATCCGTCCCTCGGTTTTGTCCGAAGTAAAGGCCGGCACCACGGAGGACGATCTGACCATGAAACAGAGTGAAATACTGCTTATCAATGATGTAATTCAGCGTCACATGGCCACTGGGGGAAAGATCGAGCTCATTCACGAGGATTGGGACTTTCTGCAACTCCATGTCGCTCTGTATTTCCACAGTGAGATCAGCGGAATCCCCATTAATATGGCTCCAAAGAAGACAACGCGCGGAATCGTACAGCGATTGAAGGGAAAGCAGGGACGCTTTCGTTGTAATCTATCCGGAAAGCGAGTGGATTTCAGCGGGCGCACTGTTATTTCACCAGATCCCAACTTGATGATCAACCAGGTTGGCGTACCCGTGCGTGTGGCCAAGATTCTCACATACCCCGAGCGCGTAAATCCAGCCAATATGCGTCACATGAGGGAACTGGTGCGCAATGGCCCAAGTATGCACCCGGGCGCCAATTATGTGCAGCAGCGAGGTTCGAGCTTTAAGAAGTACCTTGCCTATGGCAATCGGGAGAAGGTGGCGCAGGAGCTGAAGTGCGGCGACATTGTGGAACGTCATCTGCGCGACGGAGATATTGTGCTGTTTAACCGCCAGCCCTCACTGCACAAGATGTCCATCATGTGCCATCGCGCCAAGGTGCAGCCACAAAGGACATTCCGCTTCAATGAGTGTGCCTGTACGCCATATAACGCCGATTTTGACGGCGATGAAATGAATCTGCACTTGCCACAAACGGAGGAAGCCAGAGCCGAAGCACTCATTCTGATGGGCAACCAGTCGAACCTGGTGACGCCAAAGAATGGTGAGATTCTGATTGCCGCCACACAGGACTTCATTACCGGCGGCTACTTGCTCACGCAAAAGGAGGTCTTCCTAACCAAGGAGGAGGCCATGCAGTTGGCCGcctgctttttggccaacgaAGACTCGACGATGCACATAAAGCTGCCACCACCCGCTCTTCTCAAGCCACGACGCCTGTGGACGGGCAAGCAAATGTTCAGCCTGCTAATGCGTCCCAATGACGACTCCCATGTGCGCCTCAATATGGTCAACAAGGGACGCAACTACACGCGAAACATGGATCTGTGCAGCAATGACTCCT GGATTCATATACGTAATTCGGAGCTGATGTGCGGCGTCATGGATAAGGCCACCATGGGTTCTGGCACCAAACAGTGCATCTTTTACTTGCTGCTGAGAGACTTTGGCGAACTGCATGCCACCAAGGCCATGTGGAGATTAGCGCGG ATCGCATCGTACTTTCTGCAGAATCGCGGCTTCTCATTTGGAATCAGCGACGTCACGCCGAGCAAGAAACTGCTGCAGCACAAGGAATTGCTCTTGAACAATGGATACTCAAAGTGCAATGAATATATCGATATGCTCAAGGCGGGCACCTTGCAGTGCCAACCGGGCTGCACGCCCGAGGAGACGCTGGAGTCCGTCATGCTGCGGGAACTGTCGGCCATTCGAGAACAGGCTGCCAAGACATGTTTCGCCGAGCTGCATCCCACGAACAGCGCTTTGATAATGGCGCTCAGTGGCTCGAAGGGTTCGAACATCAACATCTCCCAGATGATTGCATGCGTGGGACAGCAAGCCATCAGTGGCAAGCGGGTGCCCAACGGGTTTGAGAACCGTGCACTGCCCCACTTCGAGAGGCACT CTGCAATACCTGCGGCCAGAGGTTTCGTGCAGAACAGTTTCTACTCCGGCTTGACACCAACGGAGTTCTTCTTCCACACAATGGCTGGTCGCGAAGGTTTGGTGGATACAGCCGTAAAGACCGCAGAGACTGGATATCTGCAGCGACGTTTGGTCAAGTGCCTCGAGGACTTGGTGGTCCATTACGACGGTACAGTGCGTAATGCTGTCAACGAAATGGTGGACACCATCTACGGTGGCGATGGCCTGGATCCCGTGTCCATGGAGACGCGAAACAAGCCTGTTGATCTGGTCCATCAATATGACAATCTGCGTGCTCAGCATCCGCAAGGCAAGGATCGTCCACTGCCTGCCGAGGAATTGTCAGAGGCTCTGGAAACGCTTTTGGCGTCTCCTGAGTTTGCAGAAGCCCGCGATGATTTCAAATCAGATGTTCG GAACCACATCACCACCGTGTCCAAGCGCATTGGGCAATTGCAGAAACGCTACGAGAAGTACATCAACCTATGCCACCAGATTGAGTGCCTCACCGccgagcagctgctgcagtttgTACGCCGGATAAATGATCGATACAATCGGGCTGTCACCGAGCCTGGCACAGCGGTTGGAGCTATTGCTGCGCAGAGTATTGGAGAGCCGGGCACCCAGATGACCCTAAAGACATTCCATTTTGCTGGTGTCGCATCGATGAACATCACCCAGGGTGTACCCCGTATTGTGGAGATTATAAACGCGACGAAGACCATATCGACGCCTATCATAACTGCCGAGTTGGAGAATTGCCACAGCATGGAATTTGCACGGCAAGTCAAGGCGCGCATTGAGAAAACCACATTGGCGGAGTTGTCTTCCTATGTTGAAGTCGTATGCGGACCATACAGCTGCTACCTGGCGATCGGAATCGATATGGCTAGAATCAAACTGCTCGGCCTTCACATAGACCTGGACACAATTGTTTTCAGCATACTAAAGTCGCGCATGCGCGTCAAGCCAACGCAAGTGGAGCCTGTTGTCAAGCATTCGCGCATTGTGGTTCGGGTGGAAGCCACGCGAACGTCGACCATAAATGCAGAGTTGGCGCGCTTGGCTCTCAGTCTGCAGAACGTCGTTGTGGCGGGCCTGCCAAACATTAATCGCGCCGTCATTGCTGTCGATGATGCGAGACAGCCTCCCACGTATAAGCTGTGCATTGAGGGCTATGGACTGCGCGATGTCATCGCCACGTATGGTGTGGTGGGCAAACGCACTAGGAGTAACAACATTTGCGAAATATATCAGACGCTTGGCATTGAAGCTGCCCGAACCATCATTATGAGCGAGATCACAGAGGTGATGGAGGGACACGGCATGAGTGTCGATTGGCGCCACATCATGCTCCTCGCCAGCCAAATGACGGCACGTGGTGAAGTGTTGGGTATCACCCGACACGGTTTGGCCAAGATGCGAGAAAGTGTCTTCAATTTGGCATCG TTTGAGAAGACGGCCGATCACTTGTTCGATGCTGCTTACTACGGCCAGACGGATGCCATTAATGGGGTTTCGGAACGCATTATCCTGGGTATGCCAGCAGGCATTGGTACTGGCATCTTTAAGTTGCTACAGCACCACGAGGACAAGCAGGTTCCACCCATTGAACCCACCATATGCAGTTCCCTGAATCTGGTGCCAACCAAAGCCACATGA
- the LOC120455737 gene encoding DNA-directed RNA polymerase III subunit RPC1 isoform X2, which produces MPKEQFRASALNKKISHVQFGISGADEIQQEALVRIVSKNLYQAQRQPVPYGVLDRRMGISTKDAMCETCGQGLNECIGHFGYLDLALPVFHIGHFRSTINILQMICKACAHVMLKPEDRQLYEKKLHNPNFSYLGKKALHVQMLAKAKKVTKCPHCGSPNGGVKKGPGLLKILHDPYKGRKVDSLFTSNMNEMLRSTEANRDLNSTLGNYSTAEELTPLMVLDLFEQIPQRDVALLGMCSHDAHPKHLIVTRVFVPPACIRPSVLSEVKAGTTEDDLTMKQSEILLINDVIQRHMATGGKIELIHEDWDFLQLHVALYFHSEISGIPINMAPKKTTRGIVQRLKGKQGRFRCNLSGKRVDFSGRTVISPDPNLMINQVGVPVRVAKILTYPERVNPANMRHMRELVRNGPSMHPGANYVQQRGSSFKKYLAYGNREKVAQELKCGDIVERHLRDGDIVLFNRQPSLHKMSIMCHRAKVQPQRTFRFNECACTPYNADFDGDEMNLHLPQTEEARAEALILMGNQSNLVTPKNGEILIAATQDFITGGYLLTQKEVFLTKEEAMQLAACFLANEDSTMHIKLPPPALLKPRRLWTGKQMFSLLMRPNDDSHVRLNMVNKGRNYTRNMDLCSNDSWIHIRNSELMCGVMDKATMGSGTKQCIFYLLLRDFGELHATKAMWRLARLYRFYQPLVIDVEVPCLNQFIERCAAFI; this is translated from the exons AGCACGAAGGATGCCATGTGCGAGACCTGCGGACAGGGCTTGAACGAGTGCATCGGCCACTTTGGCTACTTGGATCTGGCGCTGCCGGTCTTTCACATTGGCCACTTTCGTTCCACCATCAACATTCTGCAGATGATCTGCAAGGCGTGCGCCCATGTGATGCTCAAGCCGGAGGACCGGCAGCTGTACGAGAAGAAGCTGCATAACCCGAACTTCTCGTATTTGGGTAAGAAGGCGCTGCATGTGCAGATGTTGGCCAAGGCCAAGAAGGTTACCAAATGCCCGCATTGTGGGTCGCCAAATGGGGGCGTTAAGAAGGGACCGGGTCTCCTGAAAATCCTCCATGATCCCTACAAGGGACGCAAAGTGGACTCGCTGTTCACCAGCAACATGAACGAGATGCTGCGCTCCACGGAGGCAAATCGTGACCTTAACTCAACGCTGGGCAACTACAGCACCGCCGAGGAGCTGACACCGCTCATGGTGCTCGACCTCTTCGAACAGATACCGCAGAGAGATGTGGCCCTGCTGGGCATGTGCTCGCACGATGCGCATCCAAAGCATTTGATTGTCACGCGCGTCTTTGTGCCGCCCGCCTGCATCCGTCCCTCGGTTTTGTCCGAAGTAAAGGCCGGCACCACGGAGGACGATCTGACCATGAAACAGAGTGAAATACTGCTTATCAATGATGTAATTCAGCGTCACATGGCCACTGGGGGAAAGATCGAGCTCATTCACGAGGATTGGGACTTTCTGCAACTCCATGTCGCTCTGTATTTCCACAGTGAGATCAGCGGAATCCCCATTAATATGGCTCCAAAGAAGACAACGCGCGGAATCGTACAGCGATTGAAGGGAAAGCAGGGACGCTTTCGTTGTAATCTATCCGGAAAGCGAGTGGATTTCAGCGGGCGCACTGTTATTTCACCAGATCCCAACTTGATGATCAACCAGGTTGGCGTACCCGTGCGTGTGGCCAAGATTCTCACATACCCCGAGCGCGTAAATCCAGCCAATATGCGTCACATGAGGGAACTGGTGCGCAATGGCCCAAGTATGCACCCGGGCGCCAATTATGTGCAGCAGCGAGGTTCGAGCTTTAAGAAGTACCTTGCCTATGGCAATCGGGAGAAGGTGGCGCAGGAGCTGAAGTGCGGCGACATTGTGGAACGTCATCTGCGCGACGGAGATATTGTGCTGTTTAACCGCCAGCCCTCACTGCACAAGATGTCCATCATGTGCCATCGCGCCAAGGTGCAGCCACAAAGGACATTCCGCTTCAATGAGTGTGCCTGTACGCCATATAACGCCGATTTTGACGGCGATGAAATGAATCTGCACTTGCCACAAACGGAGGAAGCCAGAGCCGAAGCACTCATTCTGATGGGCAACCAGTCGAACCTGGTGACGCCAAAGAATGGTGAGATTCTGATTGCCGCCACACAGGACTTCATTACCGGCGGCTACTTGCTCACGCAAAAGGAGGTCTTCCTAACCAAGGAGGAGGCCATGCAGTTGGCCGcctgctttttggccaacgaAGACTCGACGATGCACATAAAGCTGCCACCACCCGCTCTTCTCAAGCCACGACGCCTGTGGACGGGCAAGCAAATGTTCAGCCTGCTAATGCGTCCCAATGACGACTCCCATGTGCGCCTCAATATGGTCAACAAGGGACGCAACTACACGCGAAACATGGATCTGTGCAGCAATGACTCCT GGATTCATATACGTAATTCGGAGCTGATGTGCGGCGTCATGGATAAGGCCACCATGGGTTCTGGCACCAAACAGTGCATCTTTTACTTGCTGCTGAGAGACTTTGGCGAACTGCATGCCACCAAGGCCATGTGGAGATTAGCGCGG CTATACCGATTCTATCAACCACTAGTCATAGATGTGGAAGTGCCATGTCTTAATCAATTTATTGAGCGTTGTGCTGCTTTCATATAG
- the LOC120455738 gene encoding brachyurin, with the protein MALNTEKSLLLVLLAAISVLGRAYEPDVISPLEIQNRIVSGSNAELGQFPWQVILKGDAWDDLRCGGSIISSTWVLTAAHCTVGYDSIFLMFGTVQLFNENALNMTATNIIVHPDYNDKLHNDVSLIGLPVPLTFTSTIKPIQLVTESEVSNDFVGRVAIVAGFGFTQDEYLDYSETLLYARVEIIENAECVNVFGNIVIQDSTMCATGYKGSDMSICTGDSGGPLILYNESTKQWEQIGINSFVAEDQCTARLPSAYARLTSFLTFIAQNTGIAI; encoded by the exons ATGGCGCTGAACACCGAGAAATCCTTGCTGCTAGTTCTACTAGCTGCCATCTCCGTTCTTGGCCGGGCATATGAGCCTGACGTTATATCCCCGCTGGAAATA CAAAACCGCATAGTATCTGGAAGCAATGCGGAATTGGGTCAATTTCCCTGGCAAGTCATCCTGAAGGGAGATGCCTGGGATGATCTACGTTGCGGTGGATCCATCATATCCAGCACCTGGGTGCTCACGGCGGCCCATTGCACAGTTGGCTACGACTCCATCTTCCTGATGTTCGGCACTGTGCAGCTGTTCAACGAGAACGCCCTGAACATGACGGCCACAAATATTATTGTCCATCCGGACTACAATGACAAATTGCATAACGATGTCTCGCTGATTGGACTGCCAGTACCACTGACATTCACAAGCACCATTAAGCCCATACAATTGGTGACCGAGTCCGAGGTATCGAACGATTTTGTGGGCAGAGTGGCCATCGTGGCAGGATTCGGATTTACGCAAGATGAGTATCTGGACTACTCGGAAACACTATTGTATGCCCGAGTGGAGATCATTGAGAATGCGGAGTGCGTGAACGTCTTTGGCAACATCGTCATACAGGACTCGACAATGTGTGCCACAGGATATAAGGGAAGCGACATGTCCATTTGCACCGGCGACTCTGGCGGTCCACTCATTCTCTACAACGAGTCCACCAAACAGTGGGAACAAATTGGCATTAACTCGTTCGTCGCTGAGGATCAATGCACCGCCCGCTTGCCATCTGCATACGCCAGGCTCACGTCCTTCCTGACTTTCATTGCACAGAACACAGGCATTGCTATATGA
- the LOC120455005 gene encoding uncharacterized protein LOC120455005, whose translation MVLISDAFGLEISATGILVGHGDQAVLYSSKAKVELPAHLREGKVRGFSWSSSSKLQRLLLLYSENEYSLVMCTSSSGKDHFQLIYDGETRDWINAALFLDDDNESEDRKRFVLHTSHSALLYLECDLTSNADCTVLELARCSDSSILYYTKLHGTSFDKLAIISGNAFGELLVWQTQFPTETDSKSVMKTYPLLLRLEAHNGVIHAIEFDLEAQLLVTTSDDRSVKFWNIQKSGDWTTAEIKPMFSCYGHSSRVMCVVILTIDGRTFVASGGEDSYVCIWSSSGELILKRRQQFGAPIWRLGFSQDAEILYSTSSTGNLVGQNLKGVLNRPKIESTMLSSLGDVNEFVRNLKFVNNEILVGLSSSNRLHYTRISPDSSHGNNWLVVKDFPSYKRTVLEVFENVVATCGHRRITLHRYNADTNDFEQLFDGIRMKGTIRSFQFLSRDRYLVSDNLGYCLLLQTHQLHIESHIALFNNREPWITAALLISEHYLLLGNREGHVMLYCRISATDDFQLKDTVRYLHGKMGSNFFKLLSVNGENAHVMSGGHEAFLKYLNVSFANSTLRVSQREGIPLAWVEASPTEDLILGFNDNHIVAWSRRNDVLLQLACGGGHRCWDFRLSDGDTLHSIAYVKQKRVFFYRNSLYNAVDNRIKDIKPNTWHVRNCNTLRLITPRDQSDPFILSAGDDNIIKVTQVSKDSLSQRAELHSHISTVRSLQVIPHKSDGDSSTWLVFSVGGRSQLCISQLSIDACNKCWISELASHTLHNVASSRSTSTIEARLMAIDVVQQSDEDHFSVYVAGGDGNISHYNWILGNPSQLDLKHFVDIQRCPLGIQWIESKGMLLVSTTKGEVYGFDRTLGTTCVQLQLHATGINTIDIYLDQHLLHILSGGDDENIKYTILNLNNNNVEHKTEYSGLHNAQVNALAIHCPTEGTKASGMFAYTCSIDRQIYRIDLKTHKYSRVGYTCIADVKGMLMDEHQRMYFYGCGLQIMSLSNAL comes from the exons atggTTTTGATATCTGACGCATTCGGCTTGGAAATATCCGCAACCGGGATACTGGTTG GCCATGGCGATCAGGCGGTGTTATACAGCTCAAAAGCCAAAGTCGAATTGCCGGCTCACCTGCGCGAGGGAAAAGTTCGCGGATTTTCGTGGAGTTCTTCGAGTAAATTGCAAAGATTATTATTGCTATACAGCGAGAACGAATATTCCCTTGTTATGTGTACCTCCAGTTCGGGAAAGGATCACTTTCAGTTGATTTACGATGGCGAAACCAGAGATTGGATTAATGCCGCTCTGTTTTTAGATGATGATAACGAATCGGAGGATCGCAAAAGATTCGTTCTTCACACATCGCATAGTGCTCTCCTTTACCTGGAATGTGATCTAACTTCGAATGCAGATTGCACGGTTCTGGAGCTGGCTCGATGCAGCGACAGTTCCATTCTGTATTACACTAAGCTACATGGCACTTCCTTCGATAAACTGGCCATCATAAGCGGCAATGCGTTTGGAGAGCTTTTGGTGTGGCAAACGCAGTTTCCCACAGAAACCGATTCCAAATCGGTTATGAAAACATATCCATTGCTCTTGCGGCTTGAGGCGCACAACGGAGTGATCCACGCAATTGAGTTCGACTTGGAGGCGCAATTATTGGTGACCACATCGGATGATCGTTCGGTCAAGTTTTGGAATATACAAAAATCAGGAGACTGGACAACGGCTGAAATAAAGCCCATGTTTAGTTGTTACGGCCACAGTTCGCGCGTTATGTGCGTTGTCATACTTACAATTG ATGGTCGTACATTTGTGGCCAGCGGCGGTGAGGATTCCTACGTCTGCATTTGGAGTTCTTCTGGCGAATTAATACTAAAACGTCGTCAGCAATTCGGAGCGCCTATTTGGCGGCTAGGCTTCAGCCAGGATGCAGAAATCCTCTACAGCACCAGTTCAACGGGTAATTTGGTCGGGCAAAATCTTAAAGGAGTTCTTAATCGACCCAAAATTGAGTCCACCATGCTGAGCAGCTTGGGCGATGTTAATGAGTTTGTCCGAAATCTAAAGTTCGTCAATAATGAGATACTTGTGGGTTTGAGTAGCTCAAATCGCTTGCATTATACCCGCATATCTCCGGATTCTTCGCATGGAAACAACTGGCTCGTGGTAAAGGACTTTCCGTCATACAAACGCACAGTTTTAGAAGTCTTTGAGAACGTGGTAGCCACCTGTGGACATCGGCGCATAACACTGCACAGGTACAACGCAGATACAAATGATTTCGAGCAACTTTTCGATGGCATTAGGATGAAGGGCACAATACGCTCATTTCAATTCCTGAGCAGAGATCGCTATCTGGTGTCTGACAACTTGGGCTACTGCCTGCTATTGCAAACCCACCAGCTTCACATAGAGTCGCACATCGCTCTATTCAATAACCGCGAGCCGTGGATAACAGCCGCACTGCTCATCTCAGAGCACTACCTATTGCTGGGCAACCGCGAGGGCCATGTCATGCTCTACTGCCGTATCAGTGCCACAGACGACTTCCAATTGAAGGATACAGTTCGGTACTTACACGGCAAAATGGGTTCGAACTTCTTTAAATTGCTTAGCGTTAATGGAGAGAATGCCCATGTGATGAGCGGTGGTCATGAGGCGTTTTTAAAATATCTGAACGTGAGTTTTGCAAACTCCACACTACGTGTTAGCCAACGAGAGGGTATTCCATTGGCTTGGGTCGAAGCATCGCCCACGGAGGACTTGATTTTGGGCTTCAATGACAATCACATTGTTGCCTGGTCCCGTCGAAATGATGTCCTTTTGCAATTGGCCTGCGGCGGAGGCCATCGCTGCTGGGACTTTCGACTGAGTGATGGTGATACTCTACATTCCATAGCGTATGTCAAGCAGAAGCGTGTGTTCTTCTATCGCAACTCGCTCTACAATGCCGTTGATAATCGGATAAAGGACATCAAGCCCAACACCTGGCACGTACGCAATTGCAATACTCTTCGACTCATTACGCCGAGAGATCAATCCGATCCCTTTATACTCTCCGCTGGCGATGACAATATAATAAAAGTCACCCAAGTATCGAAGGATTCCTTGTCCCAGCGTGCGGAACTGCACTCCCACATCTCAACGGTGCGCAGTTTGCAGGTGATACCACATAAATCGGATGGCGACTCAAGCACTTGGCTTGTCTTCTCAGTCGGCGGACGATCGCAATTGTGCATTAGCCAACTGAGCATAGATGCGTGCAATAAATGCTGGATAAGTGAACTAGCCAGCCACACACTGCACAATGTAGCATCATCTAGAAGTACTAGTACCATTGAGGCGCGACTAATGGCCATCGATGTTGTCCAGCAGTCGGATGAGGATCACTTTTCAGTGTATGTTGCAGGCGGTGATGGAAATATAAGTCACTATAACTGGATACTTGGAAACCCCTCCCAACTGGACCTTAAACATTTTGTAGATATTCAAAGATGTCCACTGGGCATTCAGTGGATCGAGAGCAAAGGAATGCTGTTGGTGTCGACAACAAAAGGCGAGGTCTACGGTTTCGATCGTACCCTAGGAACTACATGTGTTCAGCTTCAACTGCACGCAACTGGCATAAATACTATAGATATTTACTTAGATCAGCACCTTTTGCACATTTTATCCGGCGGAGATGATGAGAACATTAAGTACACAATACTCAACCTAAATAACAATAATGTGGAACATAAGACCGAGTACTCGGGTCTGCACAATGCCCAAGTAAATGCCCTAGCTATACATTGTCCCACCGAAGGAACCAAAGCATCCGGAATGTTTGCCTACACCTGCAGCATAGATAGGCAGATCTATAGAATAGATCTGAAGACCCATAAATACAGCCGAGTTGGATACACGTGCATTGCGGATGTGAAAGGAATGCTCATGGATGAACATCAGCGAATGTATTTCTACGGCTGTGGATTGCAGATAATGAGTTTAAGTAATGCCCTTTGA